AAgtagagagaagaaaaacagTTACTGATTCGCTCTCCTTTCTTCACCGATTCTCACTGATTCACATCGATTCTCTTTCCTTCACCAATTATCACCGATCTGAATCTCGACTCCGCTGCCATCGTTAGATTGTAAGTCTCAGCGTCTCTcactccctccctccctctctaTCTCTATTCtgtttgattttgttgttgaacccggtttggatttgaatttcTTGGTTGTGTTATACAGGACAAAAATGGCAAAAAGGGGAATAGATAGAGCCTGAATCCATTCCGATGACGATTCAAACTTTGACGAAAAAATGAGCGAGATGAAGTACGATCGGAAAAAAGGTAAAAATCCATGAATCTGAAGCTAATAGTGTGACTGCAATGTATCTTTTTGTGTGGCTCGTAATGTAGATGTATGTGTGGCTAGTAGTGTGATAGTAGGTGTGGGTGGTATTGTGACACTAGGTGTGATAGTAGGTGTGGTTGGTAATGTcataggaggtgtgacagtaggtgtggcCCGTAGTGTAGTTGTATGTGTTACTCAATACGCTAAAATGCTAAACTCTAAATTGATTCTATGTAGATTCGAAAAGGAAAGCCCCACCGAGCCAAAAGAAaagtgaggaagaagatagACATCCGAGGAAGAAAGTGCAAGGACATAAATTGATAGTGGCGAAGAAGAATGCACTAGCCAAGAAAGATAAAATATCGTTGAATCTGCTACATCAATTATGTGATTGCATATAATTTATCTGAATGTTTGTTGTGATTGTATGTGAAGTGCGCCTATTACTGTGACTTAAACTGTGGCAATACTGATATTGTAGTATATATTGTAATTGATTGTGTGACTACTACTGCTACTGCACATGACTGTATATACTAGTTGTAGATGCTAGTGTGATTGGTTGTATGGCTTATTATGTGACTGATTTTATTCATGAAATGCAGCAGTAAGGCCAGTACAAAACTTTATAGATATGCGTTTCCGGATCCAAGCAGATATCAGAACAAGATTTCAGCATGCACTGTCCAAATCCTGAGGGAGGGGCCCTTTGAACAGTTCTTTTCTGCTATCTTTGACGGAGCTTTGGCAAGCAAAATGATGCACAAGTTAAACAACATAATAAAGAATATAATGGAGTGTTATGATGTTAAAAAGAAGTAGTTTGTATTTGCACGAAAGATGTACAAAATATCTGACAAGTTTATTTCCAAATTATTTGGTCTTAGACTTGAAGGTATATATGTtgactcaaattcaaaggagaTCGTAAAAGGGGCAGAAAAGATATTTGGAAAACTAGTGCTTGCAAACCGGCTGACCAGGAAGAAACCAGGAAGAAAGTGGTTGATGCCTTGGATACGTTGATAAATCAAAAGGGGccagatgaagatgatgaagagcgGAACTCAGATGTCGTAAGGCTAATATTGCTTGAAATGTTGTCCCAGTTCTTTTTACCCAACTCATAATCATTTCTAGCCTGGGAGTATGTAAAGGCACTGTGGGGTCAAACACCTATCATTGAGTATTCTTGGGCTAGGGAAATCGAACACAGCTTTCATGCTACCCTAGAGAGAGGAACTGCAGGGTGCAACCACATTTAGTAAGCCTTGATtattcttgtttttctttatttctcatATACTAAGATTTGTTTGATAACATTAACAAATTATTTTGAATTTCCAACTAATATTGCCTGTGTGAGAACACAGCAGTTGTGAGTGCAATTAAAGGTAGAGAAAGTGATTGTCTTCTTGCTCGAAAGTGGGATCTTTCTCAGCTTTGCAAGACCATTGCCAAGTATGATAGTAATCGCATTGCGGTATGTATCAATGGCATTCTTcatttttatatgtttttgtaTGTTGTTGTATCTAGTACTGTGACTTAATGTGTGACTCTACAAGTGTTAACGTATGTATTTCTGAATCTATAGTTGTATCTACTATTGTGACTTAATGTGTGACATTTATTTGCTTAAGATATTGTTCCGTAATATCAGCCAAGACCCTGAGTTCAGCACAAATGAGGAGGTAGAGCCATTGGACATTGAGTTCCCACAATCACAAATAATAGAAAGTCAGCCCCAGGATGAAAAGATGAAACTTGAGGTAGAAGAGCTCGAGGAGTAATCAAGGAGAAGGATGAGAGAATAGAAGAACTCACCGGGATTAAGAACTTGGAGAATGAGTCCCTGACAACGCAACTGATGGAAGGTGAGTCACAAGTTGAAAAGATGCAACTTGAGGTAGAGGATCTTAGGAGAGTGATGAAGGAGAAGTatgagaaaatagaagaaCTCAGCAAAATTATCAGTTTACTTGACAACTCCCAAGAATCAGTCAGAACCCTAAAGCAAGTAAATTGTGAGCCGAACAATGAAGAGGTTAAGGAGAAGGAAAAAGAGCAAGAGAAGAAGGATCAAGATGAGAAGGAGAGGCAGAACAACAATGTTGGTACAACGGAGAAAACAATTCAGGGTaacttgataggagcacatagtgtgacgttcttaatatatatatgccatattcttatgctttgttacttcttatttagttgttttaggttcataattgtcatttgtatgttctaAGTGGAGCTATTCTGAAATtgaatgatttgatgatgaaattgtgttaagtgttagaaatccttattgagctaggattccttactcgactaggactctactttcctattttcattctttcctattccttaatcgtcgatttcttttcaggaaagacaaatcatacttGGACAAAGAGTAGTGAtgccgtgatgcattcctagtgagacaaggaaatcatgtccgagttgaagaaggagaagaagaggccggcctagctattcctagttggacaAAGAGAGATGTCGTGCAACCCATATATGtttccctattggatttggtttcatacatcaagttggatttggagtacatgaatcaaagtcCATATTAAAGAACATTtcagcttccaaattggattctatctcctacAAGGGACGGCATAGAGGGCTTCATTGacttctatatatagaggctcggcctccccattcattgatcatcaaccttgcacacaagcacaagcctTAGCTTTACCGAATTCCAtactcacccttccaagaaatcctaaaaccgattccaccattctccaccaatctatagcttcaagcacgcttgtgaagaggttccatCCACTTATAAGCCACGGCTATACTTTGTGAGATTGCTTGATtaataaagtgtaaccatgattctctctatgtttaaagtcggtttttggtttttcttgttcttggatgagcatgcgatttgtatattgtaaacttgtttcaattttgtctatgagatagttacttgttttcaaattatataaagttgcgattttaggtttttagttctatgattttagtttatgccgtgacatgtctttgtgtgatttcgaaagtatctatgtgttatgtatacgcttgtagcatgatatttaggttgttggatttatgacttatgctatgaacatgtttatcttttctatgtgattttcgaaattgcatgattgggggttaagtaggtgacatgcttaatgaattcaatatgcgtggatTTGGAGTTGCATGgtagaataagtatgttagatttcgattaagaccgcgtGGGaagaatcgaatgtgttaattgtctatgtgtttaggttactgcttaggaccctaattgcatgatccaaccttagttattcatgatagtgtctcggcatgattcttaaaggagtactagaatctgattttcgttagctttgtatgatttgttttggtgattgcttatgtgttgattggttgatcacatgtatatattagtttaggttttatttactgtttttatctttgataccgatcctatatatcaaactcttttatatctttatgaattcgtgttaagtgtttgtgatcctaagtcgtggctggatccccggtttgtgaacgacaccctcttgctttatactactaacgatgcttacagggttaaatattgatgtcgagtaatcgaacatTCATCATAACTCTTGACTAACTCTACAaactggagaagaagagggagaAGGAATTTGATGTTTGATGTTTTTGGACACCTAGATAGGTAGAACCTGATCTATTTTATATGTTTTAGTATGTATTAActtaagaacaagaacaaacaatGTTTTTTGGTGTTTCCATGAATGTGAATTATGTTGTTTTCTGTGTCCTATCTACTGCCTTGTTTTTATATATTCATTGGAGCTATATGTGACTGCCCTTGTGACTAGTGTTGTAATTGTAATGAAACCGTGTGACTGCTAGTGTAACAGGTAATGTATCTTACTATTTTttgtgtgacatgtagtgtgacttATTAATTTCATCTGTGACATGTTGTGTTACTGATTGTAGCTTCTCGTGTAACAGGAAACAAAGAGTGTGCAAAGCAAGCCAGATGGACTGCTCACACACCAGTGACTGACATGCCATCTTTCAAGCTCATGTCGGGCCTCTCTCCTCAGTTGGATTACTCAACTAAACCAAGACATAAGTTAATAGCtcgaattggaattgaaaaaaaaaacacaaaatccaTGATCAAAACCAAAATGAAACGAAGGAGAAGATTAAATCAAATCGGATTGAGCCGAAACTAACCTGAATTGACGATAGTGGCAACAACTAAGCTTGCAGGAGAGCAAGCGAACTTGGAAAAAGCTAGAACTGTCAAAAGGAAAGAGAACGACGGCGGCGGCAAAGGCATCGACAACGACGGCGACGAAGCTAACTGGCAAAGTCAGCGGAGGATGTATGAGAGCCGTGGGAGATTTTCTGAATtcataaaaggaaggagacgAAAATGGTGAGTCGTGCTTTTCTTTAACTGTGAAATTCGGTTAGATAGAGATTCTCTGAATTTGGTTAGATAGTGTGAGATAGGGGTACAACCCTCATGATAAATTAGAAAAGttactattttataattttaaataaACTTTTTAGACCATTTTATAGTTTCAGTATAAAGAAGTTGACCATTATATAATTGGCAAACAATGGAtgatctttttataatttcagcTAGcatttggtaccaaacaataattTTCCCTTTGAACAAAAGGAAGTCCTCTAAATTCAAGCAAGCTCTCTTGAACACTACTACTATGacacaaataatattaaagcCTTACCAAATAAGCTTGTGATGGGTTGATAATCAGGATACCTTAGTGAGCCAGAGCTTTGACGTCGATCGCTTATCCATTGAAACTCCAGTCTAAGCCGATGTCGTGCGTGCGTGGTTTTAAAGAAGATAAGATGAGGGTAATAagataaaagataaaaatgaTCTATTGTTCTACAATCAAAAGCACCAAAAACCTAGCTTATTATGCATTGGAGAGTGTGAGATTCAATTATAATCACCTATAATTTTGTTTACCAAACACCTAACTCAGTTTcataatttttaaaaattattaaaaatctaGACTGcttaataatttttaaaaatcTGGAGgcctaaataaattttttttttgcagagatgattttcaaaaattaatttagtgtTTGAACGGTTTGAACTTGgagattttaaaaaattaatggTTGAACGTCACCGGGGTGAACAAACactattttgttttaaatttgttTGGCACACAGGCAAGTCTGGGGTGTTTTCCTTGACAAACGGGAGCGTCAAACCTTTCAAGGAAGATTGGAAAATGAGGCTCTGAATTTAGAACTGCTTAATATTAATCTTTTGTATTCATCCTCCCTTTAGATATATCCTTTAAGGTGAAGACATTCGAAATTAGTTCAgatatttcaaaatttaagtATTCAAGACAAGGGCATAGCAGCATAATGGTTTTCAAAGGCCGTGTGAAGTTTTCAAAATGCTATGTGTATAATGCcagtaaaaaaagaaatattatgGTCACAGTCTAAGAGTCGGCATTAAGCCACCATTCCACCAACTGTTACTGAAATAACAACTAAAACTAACCCAAAACCACCCGAAAGCTCCATCTCTTATTTCCATGGACTAAGGAAAACGTGTGTGACGTTATCTGATTTCGTTCCTAGCTAGCTTCCATATACATGCATGCCCTGGTCAATTTTAACCTGGTCATCTCTCTGATGCGCCAAGCCAATGAGTTCGAGTGGCAGTTTGTGGAGGCTGTGCAAAAATAAGTCTCAAATATAGGGAAAGGGGAACCAGCATCAGGTCTTTTCACTTGAGCTAATTGCAGACAGcaacaaaacccagaaacaacTCTTTCCAGTGCACAAGGCAATTTGACAATTGCACTACAGAAGTTCCAAAACAGCAGTATCTCCCCTTGAATATCCAAAACGTTTGGCAGGAAACATTTCAGGCAACTGCATGCTAGAAACCTCATGTTCCAGCACTACTAGAAAGCAGGTTTTGATCCCTGGCCACAGTTTAACAATTaccaattcaaatgagaacaaGAAATTGCTACCAGTAAAAATAGGCGCAATGGAGTACAACCCTTGCCTTCAAATGATACCTATTTGATCTCATTACCCTTGATTACCCTACCCCATAATCAACTTCCATTTGCAAGGATCAATCAAGTTCATTTATCATTCAAACGCACTAATTCTCACCACATTCCAATAACGAGGCCACACTAATTCTGCCTTCCAACAGTTTCACCTAAATTATTGCTTGGAGGGAGTCATTCATTAGGCATAAACTGAAGGAGATCATCAGTGCAACCAATAGATGTTGTACATTCTGCTCGAGCTTGCCATGTTGATTCCTAATCATGTCTGAAACTATCCCACTCTTTCTTCCTGACTTCTTTTTGTTTCACATCATTTGGGAGATAGAACAAACCATGTTGATGCCATGTTCAAGAGGTTGACAACATCTACAACAAGAAGAAACATAAgaacatatctgaaaatagaaAGTTGCAATTGGCAGTATGCGACCTATTCGCCAGACAATTAATACTAAGCAGTCAGCTAAGACACTCAGAAACTTCAccatgcaattccaaaaacGAATTGGACCTCATTTTATTCAAGATaagggaaacaaaacaaacaaaaaattcgGGGGCCAAAAAAGCaggagaaaagaaataaaCACTTACTCCACTCAAATAATTTACATTTTGGTCATCACAACTATCTGTAATAATGCAATTCAAAAAACAATATCTGTAATAATGTCATTTTTCATAAGGTCTTAAATTCAGCCAAAGACATGGAAATGCTTGCATAGAACTGAAAATTTCAGATTTTGTAAGAGGTTTTACTTCTAAGGATTCATCTAGTGAAACTAACTGTAATGGTAATGGATATTCTAGAACTTTATGTCTCGGTTGTTTCTGAAAAagaataattatttaattgtTTAAGAAAAGAATAACCGACCCAATCTCCTTCTAGAAACATTTGAGAAAACGATGCATCACTTATGTGCAACACGCATAACAGCAGATCAAACAATCTATCAGCAGAAAGAATACCTTCAACAATGGACCAAACAGATCGAATCCCTCCATATTTCTAGTTCTGTCATGGCTGGACCAGCTGTTAAATAAATTCTCGATGATTGTGTCTTCCCATGGCCCGGTTTTCATGACTGACTTCAATCAACTGTTCTTTGAGTGAAATCATGTGAAATTGTCCTACAGTGGAAAAATGGAGAATAAATTTGACCATACTCCAAGGAACATAATAATTCTGAACTTAAAGACCACGGTCACATAAAATCTCAAAGAACCTCTAAATTAATGTTAAATGTTGCATCCATTCTTCTACCCATATGTTCTTCCACCTTCCATATACAAAATATAACCAGATAAGATAACTTATATAGATGACAAAACTGAAATGGTGGAGATCCAGATAGCTGAGTGATGACCGAGAATGACTTAATCATATTTATGTTAGATACATATACTCCTTCAACCACAAGTGTCTGGGAAAAGAAATTACAGTGTACACTGTCGTAGGCCTTTTGAGACAAGGGTTCGGGTATGGACACTATAGCCTACATATAATTTTCAACTGCTAAGTCCCAAAATTGaatagaacaaaaaaaaaacaagaaacggagaaaaaagaaaacccaTTAAAACACAGCAACATTCTGCTACCTCACCCCATCAGAGTAGTGAGAAATTTGCACATAACCTAAACCCCAATGCCAAAAGGAGTATAGAGAGTTCTCAGAGAAATGATACAAATGTACTTGCATGTTGTTTGCACGCATGTCTTACCATAAaaggacaaaaaaaaaacatgtttgGAAAGATCAGAACCTACACATGATTAACTATAGAGCAACAACTACCCcatggaatcaaaaccatcaAAGTTTACACTCGATGAGTAacatcagaaacatactcacaaAGCTAGACATATCACCTACTTATCATGAGGAAGAGCATGTAAGTTTATCCCTAAACAGTATCAAATAGTGGTACATTTTAACACTACTTTCCAGAGGCATAAAAAAGAGTATGCTGAGTTTCTAACCTTGTGACGATCAAGGATGAaaatggtattggagcagtaaACAAATTCTAGCAGCAGTGACCTCCATATGCCCATTCAGCACCATCTGCCATAAGCCTTTTGCCCATGCTTTGTCCAGTGAGTCATCGACTGAACAAGTGAGCACTGAACAGCAATCATTGGGTAGAAAACAAACTACTTCCTGTCATATGTCTCTTCTTGCAGAAGCCATCGGATATCCTGCCAAATAAATTGATACTGAAACAATCAGAATAAAAAAGAAGGGAAAAACGGAAAAGCAAAAACTAATGGGGcacaaatattttctttttcatgccAAATAGAAAGACTCCTTTTAACCCAAAAACTAATGCACAAAAGAAGGATTGAATGAGAAATATAAAAGCTAATAGGTAGCAAGCAGAAGAAAAGATTAAGCCTTAGGATACTGGTTAGTAACAGTGTTATATACTGCACTGTACACACATCTAAATAGGATTAAATTATTACAACAGAACAAAGGGTTAAAGCATCTGATATTTGACAAGTTCATGTAGAACAGTAgatctaaaaaataaaataaaaatgggtAAGAGAGTAGATTTTGGTATAATGTACTGTGGTAAGAAAGAGAAGGGAGTTAGAAAGACAAACCATCTGACATATGCTATCCGACAGCAGAAGAGCTTCATCCCACCTATTAGTTTTAATTAGCCCTTTGATGAGGTGGAAAAATGTACTAATTTCTGGATAACCACCCAGCCTTATCATTTCTGCAAACATCTGTAGTGCCTTATCAGGCTTATTTGCATGTGATAGGTTCTCGATCAGTAAAGTATACATATCCTTGTTCACAGATGTAAAAGGGGTAGAAGAAGAGATTTCTTCATGCAGCTCCAGAGCCACATCCAGTCGTCCAGCCTTTACAAAATTATCAACCAAAACTCTGTAAACGTGAGCAATTGGCAATGAATCGCACTCACTTATCTCATTTAAAATCCCAAGTGAGGTGACGAACTCTCGGTTGTAACCTTCAATAACTTTACGGTAGCCAGCCAAATGCTTTGGCCAATACGTTTGTTTCATTTCATCCAATAGTTTATGAGCTTCATCCAAAAGACCATTTACACAGCAATGGTTTATCAGAACCTTGTAGGTGATAAAATTGGGAGCACAACCCTTGGAGCTCATTGCTTTAAAGAGCTCAATGCATTTGTCTGTTCTGCCTGCTTTCCCAAGCCCATCTATCATTGCAGTATAAGTCACAACGTTGGGATAACATCCTTTCTCTTCCATCATAAGCATAAGCTTATAAGCTTCATCTGTCTTTCCAACCTTACAAAGGCCATCGACCATCTCTGTATAGATAACAACATTCGGTGAACAAGAGTTTTCTAACATTTTAGACACAACTTTCAAAACAAGATCTAGTCTTTTATCCTTGAACAACCTGTCAATCAAAGAGCTGTATGTATACTCATTTGGACTATATCCGTGCTCTGACATTCTAGCAAACACCTTTTGTGCTTCATCGAGcttcccagacttgcaaaatcCATCTATAAGAGCATCATAAACAATGTGGTTAGGTTCACAACCTTCTACCAACATAGCATCCAATAAGTCACTGGCCTCTTTGACCTTGTTGGCTTTACATAAACCATCCACTAAAGCTCCATAAGTATGAACGTTAGGCTCTATCAAACTCTGATCATTGAAATACATATCAACATCAGAGACTTCCACATTACCTCTCATTCTTGCATAAATCAGGCAAGCCTTTTCAGTCTCTCCAGCTTTACAGTGGCCATCAATCAAGGCACTGTAAGTAACTCCATTAGGAATGCAACCTTGaatcaacatcatctcaaagaGTTGATTTGCATCACGCACTTTCCTTGCTTTAAGGTATGCATGTATAAGAGCAGTATAAGTCACCACGTTTGGTAAACAGCCATTTCCTACCATTTCACTAAACCAACTCTGAGCCTGTTCAATAAGGCCAGCCTTAGAAAAGCTATCAATTAAGATAGTATATGTGTAGACATCAGGAACAACAccattttgtttcatttctttaaataacaaaaaagCTTGTTCTACCTTGGAGGCATTGCACAAAAAGCCAATAACTTTAGAGTAAGTACCAGTGTCGGGAACAAAACCTTTGCTCATCATTTCACTGATGACCTTGTATGCTTTGTCAAATTTTCCATGGCCACAAAGACATCGGACAAAATTGCCTACATTTACCTTATTTAGCACAACTCCTGCATTGAGCATCTCCCCATAAGCTTTTTCAGCCATGTCTAACAGATCTAACGTAGGTAAATCTTTGTCTCCACAGATACCACCAATCAAGATATTGTAAACCACATAGCCTGGCTGGCAATGACATTTAACCATTTTCTTTAGCAACTTATAAGCATAAGAGTAATCTCCTGATCTGCAATAAGCATGAACAAGAGAATTAAATATACTAGGGCTAGGATAACACCCTTCCGTGATCATCATACTTATAATCCTCTTGCACCTGCCAAGCTGATTTTTCCTCAAACATCCACAAAGCAAAGTCCTATAGGTTACAACATTCGGAACACACGAATCACATCgcattctactcaagaaatcCAAAGCCTCATCGAAAAGTGAAGCCTCACACAACCCCGATATCATCTTGGTATAAACAACAGCATTGGGCAGAAACTCTTCCTTGTCAATCAAAGCCAGTCCCTCCCTCCACCTCCCAGCTTTACAGAGCGCATGACCAAAACACCCCAAAGTATACTCATCCATCTTAAACCCCAACTCCACCATCTCCCCATGAACCAAATGCGCCGTGTCCAGCCTCTCAGC
This is a stretch of genomic DNA from Argentina anserina chromosome 4, drPotAnse1.1, whole genome shotgun sequence. It encodes these proteins:
- the LOC126790270 gene encoding pentatricopeptide repeat-containing protein At1g06710, mitochondrial, whose protein sequence is MSRRHLKSLLSTFSSSHLFQSHPHYQTLNPSFSRFLSSSSSSPPHSLPGLVDPHDLPPPSPTAQDFAFLRAPVSNNSPNDAVLISNALRTSTDSFGVETQKLLRRFRDDLTENLVVQVLNLVNSPELGVKFFIWAGRQIGYSHTLAVYNALLELLERGGGGERVPEHFLREIRGEDREVLGKLLNVLIRRCCRNGMWNVALEELGRLKDFGHRPSQATYNCLVQVFLRAERLDTAHLVHGEMVELGFKMDEYTLGCFGHALCKAGRWREGLALIDKEEFLPNAVVYTKMISGLCEASLFDEALDFLSRMRCDSCVPNVVTYRTLLCGCLRKNQLGRCKRIISMMITEGCYPSPSIFNSLVHAYCRSGDYSYAYKLLKKMVKCHCQPGYVVYNILIGGICGDKDLPTLDLLDMAEKAYGEMLNAGVVLNKVNVGNFVRCLCGHGKFDKAYKVISEMMSKGFVPDTGTYSKVIGFLCNASKVEQAFLLFKEMKQNGVVPDVYTYTILIDSFSKAGLIEQAQSWFSEMVGNGCLPNVVTYTALIHAYLKARKVRDANQLFEMMLIQGCIPNGVTYSALIDGHCKAGETEKACLIYARMRGNVEVSDVDMYFNDQSLIEPNVHTYGALVDGLCKANKVKEASDLLDAMLVEGCEPNHIVYDALIDGFCKSGKLDEAQKVFARMSEHGYSPNEYTYSSLIDRLFKDKRLDLVLKVVSKMLENSCSPNVVIYTEMVDGLCKVGKTDEAYKLMLMMEEKGCYPNVVTYTAMIDGLGKAGRTDKCIELFKAMSSKGCAPNFITYKVLINHCCVNGLLDEAHKLLDEMKQTYWPKHLAGYRKVIEGYNREFVTSLGILNEISECDSLPIAHVYRVLVDNFVKAGRLDVALELHEEISSSTPFTSVNKDMYTLLIENLSHANKPDKALQMFAEMIRLGGYPEISTFFHLIKGLIKTNRWDEALLLSDSICQMDIRWLLQEETYDRK